The following proteins are encoded in a genomic region of Limosilactobacillus reuteri subsp. reuteri:
- a CDS encoding alpha/beta hydrolase, with product MKRMTKSILHTRLVLIGLILILVLMAIPAYFWMKDTNKYLAAQHNSRMSPIIMVPGSSATQNRFNPLIRKLNEDSPKKHSVLRLEVMNSGKIVSQGWINRGDNEPIIVIGFENNRDGYQNIKKQAQMVNQAFERLTEEYNFNNFKAFGHSNGGLVWTYWLEHYYPEYKDAITIKRLMTLGTPYNFAESSVSHPTQMFSDFVKYRSRIPKNLLVYSVAGTETYTSDGLVPEGSVDAGKYIYQKQVAHYTRMTVTGKDAQHSNLPQNKQIVRLIEEYLLDPNDNGNPNSQNKQRATQN from the coding sequence ATGAAAAGAATGACTAAATCAATTCTCCATACTCGTTTAGTATTGATTGGCCTAATATTGATTTTAGTCCTAATGGCAATTCCAGCATATTTTTGGATGAAAGATACAAATAAATATTTAGCTGCCCAACATAATTCTAGAATGTCACCGATAATTATGGTTCCTGGAAGCTCAGCAACACAAAACCGCTTTAATCCACTTATTCGTAAACTTAACGAAGATAGCCCTAAAAAACATAGTGTGTTGCGCTTAGAAGTAATGAACAGCGGTAAAATTGTTTCGCAAGGATGGATAAATCGCGGCGATAACGAGCCGATTATCGTGATTGGCTTTGAGAATAATCGCGATGGCTATCAAAATATAAAGAAACAAGCGCAAATGGTTAATCAAGCCTTTGAACGATTGACGGAAGAGTATAACTTTAATAACTTTAAGGCGTTTGGCCACTCCAATGGGGGACTAGTATGGACTTATTGGTTGGAACATTACTACCCTGAATATAAAGATGCGATTACAATTAAAAGGCTAATGACACTAGGAACGCCATACAACTTTGCGGAGTCTTCTGTTAGCCATCCGACGCAAATGTTTTCTGATTTTGTAAAGTATCGAAGTCGAATCCCTAAAAACTTATTAGTTTATTCGGTCGCAGGGACAGAAACTTATACATCGGATGGTCTCGTCCCAGAAGGAAGCGTCGATGCCGGTAAATACATTTATCAAAAACAAGTGGCCCATTATACGAGAATGACGGTCACGGGAAAAGATGCTCAACACTCTAACTTGCCACAAAATAAACAGATTGTACGGTTAATTGAAGAGTATTTGCTTGATCCAAATGACAACGGTAATCCTAATTCGCAAAATAAGCAGAGGGCTACTCAAAATTAA
- a CDS encoding class A sortase has product MKKDKKRSFEWLRWTAVVVLLLVSVVLIFNQQIKSYLVGSYKPEITRQTVQSNQKKKATYDFQSVKDLNLQTAAKARANKQSINTIGAITVPAINMTIPIANGVDNTTLALAAGTLRPDMKMGEGNYALAGHNMAHGSKILFSPLYYHAKVGQMIYITNMDRVYEYKIYQREFIAATRVDVVDNTPEKIITLITCDATGANRLMIRGKFVKSEPFTKAPQNVQKNFSEKYTTGR; this is encoded by the coding sequence GTGAAAAAAGATAAAAAGCGATCATTTGAATGGTTACGGTGGACAGCGGTTGTTGTACTGTTACTGGTATCAGTTGTCTTAATTTTTAACCAACAGATTAAGTCTTACTTAGTAGGGAGTTATAAACCTGAGATTACTCGGCAAACGGTTCAAAGCAACCAAAAGAAAAAAGCAACCTATGATTTTCAAAGTGTCAAAGATCTTAACTTGCAAACAGCTGCCAAGGCTCGTGCAAATAAGCAATCGATTAATACCATTGGAGCAATTACGGTTCCGGCTATTAATATGACGATTCCAATTGCTAATGGAGTTGATAATACAACTCTTGCGTTAGCAGCAGGAACCCTTCGTCCAGACATGAAGATGGGGGAAGGCAACTATGCGTTAGCTGGTCATAATATGGCCCATGGGAGCAAAATCCTCTTTTCTCCATTGTACTATCATGCTAAGGTAGGGCAGATGATTTATATCACCAACATGGATCGCGTTTATGAATATAAGATTTATCAACGTGAATTCATTGCGGCAACCCGGGTTGATGTGGTAGACAATACGCCGGAAAAGATTATAACTTTGATTACTTGTGACGCTACCGGGGCCAATCGGTTGATGATCCGCGGTAAATTTGTTAAATCAGAGCCATTTACGAAAGCACCACAAAATGTGCAAAAGAATTTTAGCGAAAAATATACGACAGGTCGTTAA
- the tpiA gene encoding triose-phosphate isomerase, which translates to MRKPFIIANWKMNKNVHESVAFVKAIKEKLPADKEIGIAAQAVSLYNMKKVASSSNLQIIAQNASAELEGPYTGEISMRSLADAGVTYVMLGHLERRRLFNESNDSINQKVLAALNAGIIPIICTDEEMVQTEVNGQIHYVFRQLKSVLKGVPANKLSQIVISYEPSWAVGSTHQANPDIAEEGCQAIRQSLVEMYGNEIGEQVRILYGGSVNPENIGQIMSKPNVDGALIGRASLEIESFLQMINYIELASKQKLQVI; encoded by the coding sequence ATGCGCAAACCGTTTATTATTGCGAACTGGAAAATGAATAAAAACGTTCATGAATCTGTTGCGTTTGTTAAAGCAATTAAAGAAAAGCTCCCGGCAGATAAAGAAATTGGGATCGCCGCGCAAGCAGTTTCGCTATATAACATGAAAAAAGTGGCGAGCTCTTCCAACTTACAAATTATTGCTCAAAATGCATCTGCTGAGTTAGAGGGACCATATACTGGAGAAATTAGCATGCGAAGTTTAGCAGATGCGGGCGTGACATACGTGATGCTAGGCCATTTAGAGCGCCGACGCCTTTTTAACGAGAGTAATGATTCAATTAATCAAAAAGTTTTAGCAGCCCTCAATGCTGGTATTATTCCAATCATTTGTACGGATGAAGAGATGGTCCAAACAGAAGTTAACGGACAAATTCATTATGTATTTCGCCAACTAAAAAGCGTCCTTAAAGGGGTACCAGCTAATAAACTATCACAGATTGTTATTTCGTATGAACCAAGTTGGGCCGTTGGGAGCACGCATCAAGCAAATCCAGACATTGCGGAAGAGGGATGTCAGGCAATTCGTCAAAGCCTGGTTGAAATGTATGGTAATGAGATTGGCGAGCAAGTCCGAATACTCTATGGTGGCAGCGTTAATCCCGAGAACATTGGTCAAATTATGAGTAAACCAAATGTTGATGGGGCGCTAATCGGTCGCGCAAGTCTCGAGATTGAAAGTTTCTTACAAATGATTAATTATATCGAATTAGCGAGCAAGCAGAAGTTACAGGTAATTTAG